From Anopheles funestus chromosome 3RL, idAnoFuneDA-416_04, whole genome shotgun sequence, a single genomic window includes:
- the LOC125768944 gene encoding cuticle protein 19-like has product MMKITIAALALLAVAVAAYEHEDYHSHPSYKFEYGVKDPHTGDHKSQWEHRDGDVVKGAYTLHEADGTERVVEYSSDKHNGFQAHVKRVGHAHHPEVYGHHEGGHSYGGHGHGHASSYANGNLQQYHH; this is encoded by the exons ATGATGAAGATCACTATTGCCGCCCTCGCCCTTCTGGCTGTCGCCGTTGCCGCTTACGAGCACGAGGATTACCATTCGCATCCCAGCTACAAGTTCGAGTATGGAGTGAAGGATCCCCACACCGGAGACCACAAGAGCCAGTGGGAACATCGGGACGGGGATGTCGTCAAGGGAGCCTACACCCTGCACGAGGCCGATGGAACTGAGCGTGTTGTGGAGTACTCGTCCGACAAGCACAACGGATTCCAGGCTCATGTGAAGCGTGTGGGTCATGCTCATCACCCGGAAGTCTACGGACACCATGAGGGTGGACACTCGTACGGTGGACACGGTCATGGACATGCCAGCAGCTATGCCAACGGAAAC CTCCAACAGTATCATCATTAG
- the LOC125768951 gene encoding cuticle protein 19-like, which translates to MFKIFAIVACLAVAASAQYYGGEHGLSGYAHHHEEPKDYYAYPKYKFEYGVKDPHTGDHKSQWEVRDGDVVKGQYSLHEADGTERVVEYKSDKHSGFEAVVKKVGHAHHPQVYGGHHY; encoded by the exons ATGTTCAAA ATCTTCGCTATCGTCGCCTGTTTGGCCGTGGCTGCTTCCGCCCAGTACTATGGAGGAGAACACGGTCTCAGTGGATACGCTCATCATCATGAGGAACCCAAGGACTACTACGCGTACCCGAAGTACAAGTTCGAGTATGGAGTGAAGGATCCCCACACCGGTGACCACAAGAGCCAGTGGGAAGTGCGTGATGGCGATGTCGTCAAGGGACAGTACTCGCTGCATGAAGCCGATGGTACCGAGCGTGTGGTCGAGTACAAGTCGGACAAGCACAGCGGTTTCGAAGCCGTCGTCAAGAAGGTCGGCCATGCCCATCACCCACAGGTGTACGGTGGACATCACTACTAG
- the LOC125768930 gene encoding cuticle protein 19-like, translating into MFKVLALIACLAIVASAQYHGAHYEHKEHYAHPKYKFEYGVKDPHTGDHKTQWEVRDGDVVKGAYTLHEADGTERVVEYKSDGHNGFEANVKNVGHAHHPQVYGGHSSHGQYGHGPGASYTNVDKHY; encoded by the exons atgTTCaag GTTCTCGCCCTTATTGCCTGTCTGGCCATCGTTGCCTCGGCCCAGTACCATGGAGCTCACTACGAGCATAAGGAACACTATGCGCACCCGAAGTACAAGTTCGAGTATGGCGTCAAGGATCCCCATACTGGTGACCATAAGACCCAGTGGGAAGTACGTGATGGCGATGTCGTCAAGGGAGCCTACACCCTGCACGAGGCCGATGGAACCGAGCGTGTGGTCGAGTACAAGTCGGACGGTCACAACGGATTCGAAGCCAATGTCAAGAATGTAGGACATGCTCATCACCCGCAGGTCTACGGTGGACACTCTTCTCACGGACAGTACGGTCATGGTCCTGGAGCCAGTTATACCAATGTGGATAAGCATTACTAA